In one Chelmon rostratus isolate fCheRos1 chromosome 7, fCheRos1.pri, whole genome shotgun sequence genomic region, the following are encoded:
- the stard13b gene encoding stAR-related lipid transfer protein 13 isoform X2 — MFRELSESTGSECLGSMTPETQDIYLRMDHHRRRSGYRLGRIIARQQLLKKIAGEIEAKEACDWLRAAGFPQYAQLFEDSQFPIDITPVKRDHDFLDKDLVEPLCRRLNTLNKCASMKLDVNLPKKKSEDSDEEDLFAISDKWTFEWSSRRWSRLQDIDCLLGNHGEGQPSRDGVPLRTTTSSESVLTDLSEPEVSSLHSESSAGSGHRGLSTEDSDCSNRTCSDSAAMPDSTSLTMPHIPKEITHYGSLPDKHGKASRIRAKDFLKRMETLRSRGTLGRARKTLVISAPVLQQEAQALKTLQCVEIINGDGGTPETLSNKILPSQSSSEGSSHSSGSAVSTPSLKERKPHRADYKRSGMYLEDIDIFSGTQENKVAEENRRNEFCSYEDLVVHIPKDHKPGTFPKALSIESLSPTNGASINWHTGSMHLDSPLITCRNDSRPVTQCCSRGSRISVYDNVPGSHLYASTGDLIDLEKEDLFPHLDDILLHVNGLQQIVDHWSKNVLPIGEGLAKVDGEREDIGGLQSSSQITLDFEGNSVTESQTPLSYGDRDRVSLAETESARLRERRDSGVGASLTRPNRLRWPSFQISNRLSHSVASLQITNQSAGQLSLLQKFSLLRLTAVMEKYSMSNKHGWTWSVPKFMKRMKVPDYKDKNVFGVPLIVHVQRSGQPLPLGLQQALRYLRSQCLDQVGLFRKSGVKSRIQALRHMNESSPDNVNYEDQSAYDVADMVKQFFRDLPEPLLTSKLGETFLHIYQYVPKDQRLQAVQAAIMLMSDENREVLQTLLCFLSDVTSSVEENQMTPMNIAVCLAPSLFHLNILKKDNLSPKAMQKKYATGRPDQKDLNENLAATQGLAHMIIECNRLFEIPHEMVTQSRNSYVEADLHAPTIGELCKQLEDDDGTYQTHMEGRLQNLLKEAREKSKYWMSCSSSDNTELYYKKVGDGNPLRRWRVSVEVEAPPSVVLNRVLRERHLWDVDLLQWKVCETLDKQTEVFQYVLNRMPPHPSRDFVVLRSWRTDLPKGACSLVSVSIEHEDCPPVGGVRAIVLESNYLLEPCGSGKSRLTHICRVDLKGRTPDWYNKAFGHLCAAEAARIRNSFQPLITDGPETKI, encoded by the exons ATGTTTCGGGAGCTCTCAGAGTCCACAGGCAGCGAGTGTCTTGGGAGTATGACCCCAGAGACTCAGGACATCTACCTGAGAATGGACCATCATCGCAGACGCTCTGGATACAGGCTGGGCAGGATCATTGCCAGGCAGCAACTACTCAAGAAGATCGCAGGAG AAATTGAGGCGAAAGAGGCGTGTGACTGGCTGCGGGCAGCAGGATTTCCCCAGTATGCTCAGCTCTTTGAAG attcCCAGTTCCCGATTGACATCACTCCTGTGAAGAGAGACCATGACTTCCTGGACAAAGATCTCGTGGAACCGCTTTGCAG GCGACTCAACACCTTGAACAAGTGTGCGTCTATGAAACTGGATGTGAACCTTCCAAAGAAGAAA AGTGAAGACTCTGATGAAGAAGACCTGTTTGCTATCAGTGACAAATGGACCTTTGAGTGGAGCAGCAGGCGTTGGTCCAGGTTACAGGACATTGACTGTCTGCTGGGAAATCACGGGGAGGGTCAGCCCTCCAGGGACGGCGTGCCTCTGAGAACCACCACCAGCAGTGAGAGTGTTTTGACGGACCTCAGCGAGCCGGAGGTCTCTTCTCTGCACAGCGAGAGCAGCGCCGGCAGCGGTCACAGGGGCCTCAGCACGGAGGACTCAGACTGCTCCAACCGCACCTGCTCGGATTCTGCAGCAATGCCAGACTCGACTTCTCTCACGATGCCTCACATCCCCAAAGAAATTACTCACTATGGCTCACTACCCGATAAGCACGGCAAGGCGAGCCGCATCCGCGCCAAAGACTTCCTGAAGCGCATGGAGACACTGCGCTCCAGAGGAACTCTGGGAAGGGCTCGTAAGACATTGGTCATCAGCGCTCcggtgctgcagcaggaggccCAGGCACTGAAGACGCTGCAGTGTGTTGAGATCATAAATGGAGATGGTGGAACTCCAGAAACACTGTCCAACAAAATTCTGCCGTCCCAGTCCAGTAGTGAGGGTAGCAGCCATTCTAGTGGCAGCGCTGTCAGCACACCCAGTCTGAAGGAGCGTAAGCCTCACCGGGCGGACTACAAGCGCAGTGGCATGTATTTGGAGGACATAGACATCTTCTCGGGCACCCAAGAGAATAAAGTTGCAGAAGAAAACCGCAGGAATGAATTCTGCTCCTATGAAGACCTGGTGGTCCACATTCCCAAAGACCACAAGCCAGGAACCTTCCCCAAAGCACTGTCCATAGAGAGCCTGTCCCCAACCAATGGGGCCTCCATCAACTGGCACACAGGCAGCATGCACCTGGACTCCCCACTGATTACATGCAGGAATGACTCCAGGCCTGTCACCCAGTGCTGCTCCAGAGGCAGCCGCATCAGCGTGTACGATAATGTTCCTGGCTCGCATCTATACGCCAGCACAGGAGACCTAATAGACCTGGAGAAAGAGGACCTGTTCCCTCACCTGGACGATATCTTGCTGCATGTCAATGGTCTGCAACAGATAGTGGACCACTGGTCCAAGAATGTGTTACCCATTGGAGAAGGGCTGGCGAAGGTGGATGGCGAGAGGGAAGATATTGGAGGCCTCCAGTCCTCTAGCCAAATCACATTAGACTTTGAGGGAAACTCTGTCACAGAAAGCCAGACACCACTGAGTTAcggggacagagacagagtatCACTTGCTGAGACAGAATCTGCAAGGCTCAGGGAAAGGAGGGACTCAGGAGTAGGCGCTTCACTCACAAGACCTAATCG GTTACGATGGCCCAGCTTTCAGATATCAAATCGTCTAAGTCACTCAGTGGCATCCCTGCAGATTACCAACCAGTCTGCAGGCCAGCTGAGTTTGTTGCAGAAGTTTTCCCTCCTGCGCCTTACTGCAGTCATGGAGAAGTACTCAATGTCCAACAAGCATGGCTGGACTTG GTCCGTCCCAAAGTTCATGAAGAGAATGAAGGTACCAGACTATAAGGATAAGAATGTGTTCGGAGTGCCTCTCATTGTGCATGTGCAGCGTTCTGGACAACCGCTGCCCCTCGGCCTGCAGCAGGCCCTGCGGTACCTGAGGAGCCAGTGTCTTGACCAG GTGGGTCTCTTTCGTAAGTCAGGGGTGAAGTCTCGGATTCAAGCTCTAAGGCATATGAATGAGAGCTCTCCAGACAATGTGAACTATGAGGATCAGTCTGCCTATGATGTGGCCGACATGGTGAAGCAGTTCTTCAGGGATCTGCCTGAGCCTCTGCTCACCAGCAAGCTTGGGGAGACCTTCCTCCATATCTACCAAT ATGTGCCGAAGGACCAAAGGTTGCAAGCTGTCCAGGCAGCCATCATGTTGATGTCAGATGAAAACCGAGAGGTGCTGCAGACACTGCTCTGTTTCctcagtgatgtcacttcctctgtGGAGGAGAACCAGATGACACCCATGAACATTGCTGTGTGCCTGGCCCCCTCCCTTTTTCATCTCAACATATTGAAGAAAGACAATCTCTCACCAAA GGCCATGCAGAAGAAGTATGCCACAGGCAGACCCGACCAGAAGGATCTGAATGAAAACTTAGCAGCAACACAGGGCCTCGCTCATATGATCATAGAGTGCAACCGTCTCTTTGAG ATCCCTCATGAGATGGTTACTCAGTCGCGTAATTCATATGTGGAGGCTGACTTGCATGCACCAACAATTGGCGAGTTGTGcaagcagctggaggatgatgatggaACGTACCAAACTCATATGGAGGGGAGACTTCAGAACCTGCTTAAAGAGGCCCGGGAAAAGTCCAAATACTGgatgtcctgcagcagctctgataaCACAGAGCTCTACTATAAGAAG GTGGGAGATGGGAACCCTTTGAGACGATGGAGAGTGTCTGTGGAGGTTGAAGCGCCACCATCTGTAGTGTTGAACCGTGTGCTGCGAGAGCGCCACCTGTGGGATGTGGACCTGCTGCAGTGGAAAGTGTGTGAAACACTGGACAAGCAGACGGAGGTGTTTCAGTATGTCCTCAATCGCATGCCCCCACATCCCAGCAGGGACTTTGTGGTTCTCAG gTCATGGAGGACAGACTTGCCCAAAGGGGCCTGCTCCCTGGTTTCTGTGTCTATAGAGCATGAGGACTGTCCTCCTGTTGGAGGTGTACGAGCTATAGTCCTGGAGTCCAACTACCTGCTAGAGCCATGCGGCTCAGGAAAGTCCAGACTAACTCACATCTGCAGAGTGGACTTGAA GGGAAGGACTCCAGATTGGTATAACAAAGCCTTTGGTCACCTTTGTGCTGCAGAAGCTGCCCGGATCCGCAACTCCTTTCAGCCACTAATCACAGACGGCCCAGAGACCAAAATCTGA
- the stard13b gene encoding stAR-related lipid transfer protein 13 isoform X4, whose product MNLSGCMMKISQIEAKEACDWLRAAGFPQYAQLFEDSQFPIDITPVKRDHDFLDKDLVEPLCRRLNTLNKCASMKLDVNLPKKKSEDSDEEDLFAISDKWTFEWSSRRWSRLQDIDCLLGNHGEGQPSRDGVPLRTTTSSESVLTDLSEPEVSSLHSESSAGSGHRGLSTEDSDCSNRTCSDSAAMPDSTSLTMPHIPKEITHYGSLPDKHGKASRIRAKDFLKRMETLRSRGTLGRARKTLVISAPVLQQEAQALKTLQCVEIINGDGGTPETLSNKILPSQSSSEGSSHSSGSAVSTPSLKERKPHRADYKRSGMYLEDIDIFSGTQENKVAEENRRNEFCSYEDLVVHIPKDHKPGTFPKALSIESLSPTNGASINWHTGSMHLDSPLITCRNDSRPVTQCCSRGSRISVYDNVPGSHLYASTGDLIDLEKEDLFPHLDDILLHVNGLQQIVDHWSKNVLPIGEGLAKVDGEREDIGGLQSSSQITLDFEGNSVTESQTPLSYGDRDRVSLAETESARLRERRDSGVGASLTRPNRLRWPSFQISNRLSHSVASLQITNQSAGQLSLLQKFSLLRLTAVMEKYSMSNKHGWTWSVPKFMKRMKVPDYKDKNVFGVPLIVHVQRSGQPLPLGLQQALRYLRSQCLDQVGLFRKSGVKSRIQALRHMNESSPDNVNYEDQSAYDVADMVKQFFRDLPEPLLTSKLGETFLHIYQYVPKDQRLQAVQAAIMLMSDENREVLQTLLCFLSDVTSSVEENQMTPMNIAVCLAPSLFHLNILKKDNLSPKAMQKKYATGRPDQKDLNENLAATQGLAHMIIECNRLFEIPHEMVTQSRNSYVEADLHAPTIGELCKQLEDDDGTYQTHMEGRLQNLLKEAREKSKYWMSCSSSDNTELYYKKVGDGNPLRRWRVSVEVEAPPSVVLNRVLRERHLWDVDLLQWKVCETLDKQTEVFQYVLNRMPPHPSRDFVVLRSWRTDLPKGACSLVSVSIEHEDCPPVGGVRAIVLESNYLLEPCGSGKSRLTHICRVDLKGRTPDWYNKAFGHLCAAEAARIRNSFQPLITDGPETKI is encoded by the exons ATGAACCTCTCTGGCTGTATGATGAAAATATCCC AAATTGAGGCGAAAGAGGCGTGTGACTGGCTGCGGGCAGCAGGATTTCCCCAGTATGCTCAGCTCTTTGAAG attcCCAGTTCCCGATTGACATCACTCCTGTGAAGAGAGACCATGACTTCCTGGACAAAGATCTCGTGGAACCGCTTTGCAG GCGACTCAACACCTTGAACAAGTGTGCGTCTATGAAACTGGATGTGAACCTTCCAAAGAAGAAA AGTGAAGACTCTGATGAAGAAGACCTGTTTGCTATCAGTGACAAATGGACCTTTGAGTGGAGCAGCAGGCGTTGGTCCAGGTTACAGGACATTGACTGTCTGCTGGGAAATCACGGGGAGGGTCAGCCCTCCAGGGACGGCGTGCCTCTGAGAACCACCACCAGCAGTGAGAGTGTTTTGACGGACCTCAGCGAGCCGGAGGTCTCTTCTCTGCACAGCGAGAGCAGCGCCGGCAGCGGTCACAGGGGCCTCAGCACGGAGGACTCAGACTGCTCCAACCGCACCTGCTCGGATTCTGCAGCAATGCCAGACTCGACTTCTCTCACGATGCCTCACATCCCCAAAGAAATTACTCACTATGGCTCACTACCCGATAAGCACGGCAAGGCGAGCCGCATCCGCGCCAAAGACTTCCTGAAGCGCATGGAGACACTGCGCTCCAGAGGAACTCTGGGAAGGGCTCGTAAGACATTGGTCATCAGCGCTCcggtgctgcagcaggaggccCAGGCACTGAAGACGCTGCAGTGTGTTGAGATCATAAATGGAGATGGTGGAACTCCAGAAACACTGTCCAACAAAATTCTGCCGTCCCAGTCCAGTAGTGAGGGTAGCAGCCATTCTAGTGGCAGCGCTGTCAGCACACCCAGTCTGAAGGAGCGTAAGCCTCACCGGGCGGACTACAAGCGCAGTGGCATGTATTTGGAGGACATAGACATCTTCTCGGGCACCCAAGAGAATAAAGTTGCAGAAGAAAACCGCAGGAATGAATTCTGCTCCTATGAAGACCTGGTGGTCCACATTCCCAAAGACCACAAGCCAGGAACCTTCCCCAAAGCACTGTCCATAGAGAGCCTGTCCCCAACCAATGGGGCCTCCATCAACTGGCACACAGGCAGCATGCACCTGGACTCCCCACTGATTACATGCAGGAATGACTCCAGGCCTGTCACCCAGTGCTGCTCCAGAGGCAGCCGCATCAGCGTGTACGATAATGTTCCTGGCTCGCATCTATACGCCAGCACAGGAGACCTAATAGACCTGGAGAAAGAGGACCTGTTCCCTCACCTGGACGATATCTTGCTGCATGTCAATGGTCTGCAACAGATAGTGGACCACTGGTCCAAGAATGTGTTACCCATTGGAGAAGGGCTGGCGAAGGTGGATGGCGAGAGGGAAGATATTGGAGGCCTCCAGTCCTCTAGCCAAATCACATTAGACTTTGAGGGAAACTCTGTCACAGAAAGCCAGACACCACTGAGTTAcggggacagagacagagtatCACTTGCTGAGACAGAATCTGCAAGGCTCAGGGAAAGGAGGGACTCAGGAGTAGGCGCTTCACTCACAAGACCTAATCG GTTACGATGGCCCAGCTTTCAGATATCAAATCGTCTAAGTCACTCAGTGGCATCCCTGCAGATTACCAACCAGTCTGCAGGCCAGCTGAGTTTGTTGCAGAAGTTTTCCCTCCTGCGCCTTACTGCAGTCATGGAGAAGTACTCAATGTCCAACAAGCATGGCTGGACTTG GTCCGTCCCAAAGTTCATGAAGAGAATGAAGGTACCAGACTATAAGGATAAGAATGTGTTCGGAGTGCCTCTCATTGTGCATGTGCAGCGTTCTGGACAACCGCTGCCCCTCGGCCTGCAGCAGGCCCTGCGGTACCTGAGGAGCCAGTGTCTTGACCAG GTGGGTCTCTTTCGTAAGTCAGGGGTGAAGTCTCGGATTCAAGCTCTAAGGCATATGAATGAGAGCTCTCCAGACAATGTGAACTATGAGGATCAGTCTGCCTATGATGTGGCCGACATGGTGAAGCAGTTCTTCAGGGATCTGCCTGAGCCTCTGCTCACCAGCAAGCTTGGGGAGACCTTCCTCCATATCTACCAAT ATGTGCCGAAGGACCAAAGGTTGCAAGCTGTCCAGGCAGCCATCATGTTGATGTCAGATGAAAACCGAGAGGTGCTGCAGACACTGCTCTGTTTCctcagtgatgtcacttcctctgtGGAGGAGAACCAGATGACACCCATGAACATTGCTGTGTGCCTGGCCCCCTCCCTTTTTCATCTCAACATATTGAAGAAAGACAATCTCTCACCAAA GGCCATGCAGAAGAAGTATGCCACAGGCAGACCCGACCAGAAGGATCTGAATGAAAACTTAGCAGCAACACAGGGCCTCGCTCATATGATCATAGAGTGCAACCGTCTCTTTGAG ATCCCTCATGAGATGGTTACTCAGTCGCGTAATTCATATGTGGAGGCTGACTTGCATGCACCAACAATTGGCGAGTTGTGcaagcagctggaggatgatgatggaACGTACCAAACTCATATGGAGGGGAGACTTCAGAACCTGCTTAAAGAGGCCCGGGAAAAGTCCAAATACTGgatgtcctgcagcagctctgataaCACAGAGCTCTACTATAAGAAG GTGGGAGATGGGAACCCTTTGAGACGATGGAGAGTGTCTGTGGAGGTTGAAGCGCCACCATCTGTAGTGTTGAACCGTGTGCTGCGAGAGCGCCACCTGTGGGATGTGGACCTGCTGCAGTGGAAAGTGTGTGAAACACTGGACAAGCAGACGGAGGTGTTTCAGTATGTCCTCAATCGCATGCCCCCACATCCCAGCAGGGACTTTGTGGTTCTCAG gTCATGGAGGACAGACTTGCCCAAAGGGGCCTGCTCCCTGGTTTCTGTGTCTATAGAGCATGAGGACTGTCCTCCTGTTGGAGGTGTACGAGCTATAGTCCTGGAGTCCAACTACCTGCTAGAGCCATGCGGCTCAGGAAAGTCCAGACTAACTCACATCTGCAGAGTGGACTTGAA GGGAAGGACTCCAGATTGGTATAACAAAGCCTTTGGTCACCTTTGTGCTGCAGAAGCTGCCCGGATCCGCAACTCCTTTCAGCCACTAATCACAGACGGCCCAGAGACCAAAATCTGA
- the stard13b gene encoding stAR-related lipid transfer protein 13 isoform X3: MTSRRNSAKLKLRRSFSEQLRSSTSKAWDLLWRNVRERRLAEIEAKEACDWLRAAGFPQYAQLFEDSQFPIDITPVKRDHDFLDKDLVEPLCRRLNTLNKCASMKLDVNLPKKKSEDSDEEDLFAISDKWTFEWSSRRWSRLQDIDCLLGNHGEGQPSRDGVPLRTTTSSESVLTDLSEPEVSSLHSESSAGSGHRGLSTEDSDCSNRTCSDSAAMPDSTSLTMPHIPKEITHYGSLPDKHGKASRIRAKDFLKRMETLRSRGTLGRARKTLVISAPVLQQEAQALKTLQCVEIINGDGGTPETLSNKILPSQSSSEGSSHSSGSAVSTPSLKERKPHRADYKRSGMYLEDIDIFSGTQENKVAEENRRNEFCSYEDLVVHIPKDHKPGTFPKALSIESLSPTNGASINWHTGSMHLDSPLITCRNDSRPVTQCCSRGSRISVYDNVPGSHLYASTGDLIDLEKEDLFPHLDDILLHVNGLQQIVDHWSKNVLPIGEGLAKVDGEREDIGGLQSSSQITLDFEGNSVTESQTPLSYGDRDRVSLAETESARLRERRDSGVGASLTRPNRLRWPSFQISNRLSHSVASLQITNQSAGQLSLLQKFSLLRLTAVMEKYSMSNKHGWTWSVPKFMKRMKVPDYKDKNVFGVPLIVHVQRSGQPLPLGLQQALRYLRSQCLDQVGLFRKSGVKSRIQALRHMNESSPDNVNYEDQSAYDVADMVKQFFRDLPEPLLTSKLGETFLHIYQYVPKDQRLQAVQAAIMLMSDENREVLQTLLCFLSDVTSSVEENQMTPMNIAVCLAPSLFHLNILKKDNLSPKAMQKKYATGRPDQKDLNENLAATQGLAHMIIECNRLFEIPHEMVTQSRNSYVEADLHAPTIGELCKQLEDDDGTYQTHMEGRLQNLLKEAREKSKYWMSCSSSDNTELYYKKVGDGNPLRRWRVSVEVEAPPSVVLNRVLRERHLWDVDLLQWKVCETLDKQTEVFQYVLNRMPPHPSRDFVVLRSWRTDLPKGACSLVSVSIEHEDCPPVGGVRAIVLESNYLLEPCGSGKSRLTHICRVDLKGRTPDWYNKAFGHLCAAEAARIRNSFQPLITDGPETKI; encoded by the exons AAATTGAGGCGAAAGAGGCGTGTGACTGGCTGCGGGCAGCAGGATTTCCCCAGTATGCTCAGCTCTTTGAAG attcCCAGTTCCCGATTGACATCACTCCTGTGAAGAGAGACCATGACTTCCTGGACAAAGATCTCGTGGAACCGCTTTGCAG GCGACTCAACACCTTGAACAAGTGTGCGTCTATGAAACTGGATGTGAACCTTCCAAAGAAGAAA AGTGAAGACTCTGATGAAGAAGACCTGTTTGCTATCAGTGACAAATGGACCTTTGAGTGGAGCAGCAGGCGTTGGTCCAGGTTACAGGACATTGACTGTCTGCTGGGAAATCACGGGGAGGGTCAGCCCTCCAGGGACGGCGTGCCTCTGAGAACCACCACCAGCAGTGAGAGTGTTTTGACGGACCTCAGCGAGCCGGAGGTCTCTTCTCTGCACAGCGAGAGCAGCGCCGGCAGCGGTCACAGGGGCCTCAGCACGGAGGACTCAGACTGCTCCAACCGCACCTGCTCGGATTCTGCAGCAATGCCAGACTCGACTTCTCTCACGATGCCTCACATCCCCAAAGAAATTACTCACTATGGCTCACTACCCGATAAGCACGGCAAGGCGAGCCGCATCCGCGCCAAAGACTTCCTGAAGCGCATGGAGACACTGCGCTCCAGAGGAACTCTGGGAAGGGCTCGTAAGACATTGGTCATCAGCGCTCcggtgctgcagcaggaggccCAGGCACTGAAGACGCTGCAGTGTGTTGAGATCATAAATGGAGATGGTGGAACTCCAGAAACACTGTCCAACAAAATTCTGCCGTCCCAGTCCAGTAGTGAGGGTAGCAGCCATTCTAGTGGCAGCGCTGTCAGCACACCCAGTCTGAAGGAGCGTAAGCCTCACCGGGCGGACTACAAGCGCAGTGGCATGTATTTGGAGGACATAGACATCTTCTCGGGCACCCAAGAGAATAAAGTTGCAGAAGAAAACCGCAGGAATGAATTCTGCTCCTATGAAGACCTGGTGGTCCACATTCCCAAAGACCACAAGCCAGGAACCTTCCCCAAAGCACTGTCCATAGAGAGCCTGTCCCCAACCAATGGGGCCTCCATCAACTGGCACACAGGCAGCATGCACCTGGACTCCCCACTGATTACATGCAGGAATGACTCCAGGCCTGTCACCCAGTGCTGCTCCAGAGGCAGCCGCATCAGCGTGTACGATAATGTTCCTGGCTCGCATCTATACGCCAGCACAGGAGACCTAATAGACCTGGAGAAAGAGGACCTGTTCCCTCACCTGGACGATATCTTGCTGCATGTCAATGGTCTGCAACAGATAGTGGACCACTGGTCCAAGAATGTGTTACCCATTGGAGAAGGGCTGGCGAAGGTGGATGGCGAGAGGGAAGATATTGGAGGCCTCCAGTCCTCTAGCCAAATCACATTAGACTTTGAGGGAAACTCTGTCACAGAAAGCCAGACACCACTGAGTTAcggggacagagacagagtatCACTTGCTGAGACAGAATCTGCAAGGCTCAGGGAAAGGAGGGACTCAGGAGTAGGCGCTTCACTCACAAGACCTAATCG GTTACGATGGCCCAGCTTTCAGATATCAAATCGTCTAAGTCACTCAGTGGCATCCCTGCAGATTACCAACCAGTCTGCAGGCCAGCTGAGTTTGTTGCAGAAGTTTTCCCTCCTGCGCCTTACTGCAGTCATGGAGAAGTACTCAATGTCCAACAAGCATGGCTGGACTTG GTCCGTCCCAAAGTTCATGAAGAGAATGAAGGTACCAGACTATAAGGATAAGAATGTGTTCGGAGTGCCTCTCATTGTGCATGTGCAGCGTTCTGGACAACCGCTGCCCCTCGGCCTGCAGCAGGCCCTGCGGTACCTGAGGAGCCAGTGTCTTGACCAG GTGGGTCTCTTTCGTAAGTCAGGGGTGAAGTCTCGGATTCAAGCTCTAAGGCATATGAATGAGAGCTCTCCAGACAATGTGAACTATGAGGATCAGTCTGCCTATGATGTGGCCGACATGGTGAAGCAGTTCTTCAGGGATCTGCCTGAGCCTCTGCTCACCAGCAAGCTTGGGGAGACCTTCCTCCATATCTACCAAT ATGTGCCGAAGGACCAAAGGTTGCAAGCTGTCCAGGCAGCCATCATGTTGATGTCAGATGAAAACCGAGAGGTGCTGCAGACACTGCTCTGTTTCctcagtgatgtcacttcctctgtGGAGGAGAACCAGATGACACCCATGAACATTGCTGTGTGCCTGGCCCCCTCCCTTTTTCATCTCAACATATTGAAGAAAGACAATCTCTCACCAAA GGCCATGCAGAAGAAGTATGCCACAGGCAGACCCGACCAGAAGGATCTGAATGAAAACTTAGCAGCAACACAGGGCCTCGCTCATATGATCATAGAGTGCAACCGTCTCTTTGAG ATCCCTCATGAGATGGTTACTCAGTCGCGTAATTCATATGTGGAGGCTGACTTGCATGCACCAACAATTGGCGAGTTGTGcaagcagctggaggatgatgatggaACGTACCAAACTCATATGGAGGGGAGACTTCAGAACCTGCTTAAAGAGGCCCGGGAAAAGTCCAAATACTGgatgtcctgcagcagctctgataaCACAGAGCTCTACTATAAGAAG GTGGGAGATGGGAACCCTTTGAGACGATGGAGAGTGTCTGTGGAGGTTGAAGCGCCACCATCTGTAGTGTTGAACCGTGTGCTGCGAGAGCGCCACCTGTGGGATGTGGACCTGCTGCAGTGGAAAGTGTGTGAAACACTGGACAAGCAGACGGAGGTGTTTCAGTATGTCCTCAATCGCATGCCCCCACATCCCAGCAGGGACTTTGTGGTTCTCAG gTCATGGAGGACAGACTTGCCCAAAGGGGCCTGCTCCCTGGTTTCTGTGTCTATAGAGCATGAGGACTGTCCTCCTGTTGGAGGTGTACGAGCTATAGTCCTGGAGTCCAACTACCTGCTAGAGCCATGCGGCTCAGGAAAGTCCAGACTAACTCACATCTGCAGAGTGGACTTGAA GGGAAGGACTCCAGATTGGTATAACAAAGCCTTTGGTCACCTTTGTGCTGCAGAAGCTGCCCGGATCCGCAACTCCTTTCAGCCACTAATCACAGACGGCCCAGAGACCAAAATCTGA